The following DNA comes from Streptomyces sp. NBC_00690.
TGGCGTTGGGGTCGGCGTAGGGCGTGCCGCCCGGGCCGTGGTGGAGGTAGTGGAACTCGCCGACGGACGTCACTCCCGCCAGGGCCATTTCGGCGTAGACGGCCCGGGCCAGGGCGAAGTAGTTGTCGGGGGTGAGGCGGTGGACGGCGGTGTACATCATTTCGCGCCAGGTCCAGAATGAACCGCCGCCGACCTGGACCGTGCCACGCAGGGCTCGGTGGAAGGCATGTGAGTGGGTGTTGGCCAGGCCGGGGATGGTCAGGCCGCGCAGCACTTCCGCGCCGGGCGGTGGGGTGTCCGCGCCGGTGCGGACGGCCGAGATGCGACCGTCCGCTACCTCCAGCACCACACCGGGTTCGGTGTGGACGCCCAGCCAGGCGTGTTCGGCCCAGTACACGATTCCCGGGGTCAGCGGCACGCGAGACCTTCCAGTACGTCGGCGAGTGCGAGGACCCCGGCCGTGCAGTCGTCCTCGTCCGCGCGTTCGGCCGGGGAGTGGGAGACGCCCGTGGGGTTGCGTACGAACAGCATGGCGGTCGGGACGGCTGCGGAGAGGATTCCGGCGTCGTGTCCCGCTCCCGTACCGAGAACGGGGGTCGCGCCGCCCAGCAGGCGGTTGATCTCGTCCCGCAGGGCGTGCTCGAACTCCACGACCGGGGTGAAGGACTCCCGGACGACGGCGAGGTCCACCCCGTTGCGTTCCGCGTGCTCCCGTGCGGCCCGCTCGACCTCGGCGAGGACCGTGTCCAGCGCCGACTGGTCGGCGGCCCGGGAGTCGAGCCAGCCCCGGACCAGGGAGGGGATCGCATTGACGCCGTTGGGTTCGACGGCGACCTTGCCGAAGGTGGCGACCGCGCCCGCCAACTCGGCCGCGCGACGGGCGGCGAGGACGGTTTCCGCGTAGGTGAGCATGGGGTCGCGGCGGTCGACGAGTCGGGTGGTGCCGGCGTGGTTGGCTTCGCCGCGGAAGTCGAAGCGCCACCGTCCGTGCGGCCAGATCGCGCTGGCGATGCCGACCGCGTCCCCGGTGAGGTCGAGGGCCCGGCCCTGTTCGACGTGGAGTTCGACGTACGCGCCGATGCGGTCGAGTCGTTCCCGGTCGGGGCCGATGGCCTCGGGGTCGTATCCGGCGTCCGCCATGGCCTGCGGCAGGCTGGTGCCGGCCGCGTCCTTCAACTCGTACGCCTGCTCGCGGCTGAGGAGGCCCGCGGTGAGGCGGGAGCCGACGCACGCCAGACCGAAGCGGGCGCCCTCCTCGTCGCCGAAGTTGGTGATGGCTAGTGGGCGTGTGAACCGTGCTCCCCTGCCGCGGAGTTCATCGAGCGCGGCGAAGGCGCTGACCACGCCGAGGGGGCCGTCGAAGGCGCCGCCGTCGGGGACGGAGTCCAGATGGGAGCCGGTGACCACGGCGTCCCCTGCGGCGGGGTCGCCGAGCCAGGCCCACTGGTTGCCGTTGCGGTCGGTCTCGTAGTGGAGTCCGCGGGCGTGCGCCTGCTCCTGGAACCAGGTGCGGCAGTCGGCGTCGGCGCCGGTCCAGGCGTAGCGCCGGTAGCCGCCGCTGTCCCGGTCGCGGCCGATGGGGGCGAGCTCCTTCCACATGGTGTGGAAGGAACTCGGTGCGGCGGTGGTCACTCGCCCTCCCGCATCGGGATGCGGACGCCCCGGGCGTCGGCGACCGCTTCGGCGGTGTCGTACCCGGCGTCCACATGACGGATGACGCCCATCCCGGGGTCGTTGGTGAGCACCCGGCGGACCTTCTCGCCTGCGAGTGCGGTGCCATCGGCGACCGTGACCTGACCGGCGTGGATGGAGCGGCCCATGCCGACGCCTCCGCCGTGGTGGATGGAGACCCAGGAGGCGCCGGAGGCCACATTGACCATGGCGTTCAGGAGCGGCCAGTCGGCGATGGCGTCGGAGCCGTCGAGCATGGCTTCGGTCTCCCGGTAAGGGGAGGCGACCGAGCCGCAGTCGAGGTGGTCGCGGCCGATGGCCAGCGGTGCTGCCAACTCTCCGCTGGCGACCATGTCGTTGAAGCGCTCGCCGGCGCGGTCGCGTTCGCCGTAGCCGAGCCAGCAGATGCGGGCGGGCAGTCCCTGGAAGTGGACGCGTTCTCCGGCGAGGGTGATCCAGCGGCGCAGCGATTCGTTCTCGGGGAAGAGTTCGAGCATGGCGCGGTCGGTCTTGGCGATGTCAGCGGGGTCGCCGGAGAGCGCCGCCCAGCGGAAGGGGCCCTTGCCCTCGGTGAACAGCGGGCGAATGTAGGCGGGCACGAAGCCGGGGAAGGCGAACGCCCGCTCATAGCCGGCGAGTTGGGCTTCGCCACGGATGGAGTTTCCGTAGTCGAAGACCTCGGCGCCCGCGTCCTGGAAGCCGACCATGGCTTCGACATGGCGGGCCATCGACTCCCGGGCCCTGAGGGTGAAGTCCGCGGGCTTCTCCGCCGCGTAGGACGCCATCTCGTCGAAGGGGACGCCCAGCGGGAGGTAGGCCAGGGGGTCGTGGGCCGAGGTCTGGTCGGTGACGATGTCGATGGGCGCGCCCATGGCGAGCAGCTGCGGCAGCAGTTCGGCGGCGTTGCCGAGGACGCCGATGGACAGCGGGCGGCGGGCGTCCCGTGCTTCGGTGGCGAGCTGGAGTGCGTGTTCCAGGGAGTCGGCGCGGGTGTCGAGGTAGCGGTGTTCGATGCGGCGCTCGATGGCGCGCGGGTCGCAGTCGATGCAGATCGCGACACCGTCGTTCATGGTGACGGCGAGCGGTTGCGCCCCGCCCATGCCGCCGAGGCCGGCGGTGAGGGTGATGGTGCCGGCCAGGGTGCCGCCGAAGCGCTTGGCGGCGACGGCGGCGAAGGTCTCGTAGGTGCCCTGGAGGATGCCCTGGGTGCCGATGTAGATCCAGGAGCCGGCCGTCATCTGTCCGTACATGGTCAGCCCGAGGGCTTCGAGGCGACGGAACTCCTCCCAGTTCGCCCAGTCGCCGACCAGGTTGGAGTTGGCGATCAGTACGCGCGGGGCCCATTCGTGGGTCTGCATCACACCGACCGGGCGGCCGGACTGGACGAGCATGGTCTCGTCCTGCTTGAGCGTTTGCAGGGTGCGAACCATGGCGTCGAAGGAGCGCCAGTCGCGGGCCGCCTTGCCGGTGCCGCCGTAGACGACGAGCTGGTCGGGGTGTTCCGCGACTTCGGGGTCGAGGTTGTTCTGGAGCATGCGGAGGGCGGCTTCCTGCTGCCAGCCCAGGGTGCTCAGTTCCGTACCGCGCGGAGCCCTGACCGGGCGGGGACCCGAAGGGGGC
Coding sequences within:
- a CDS encoding allantoate amidohydrolase, producing MWKELAPIGRDRDSGGYRRYAWTGADADCRTWFQEQAHARGLHYETDRNGNQWAWLGDPAAGDAVVTGSHLDSVPDGGAFDGPLGVVSAFAALDELRGRGARFTRPLAITNFGDEEGARFGLACVGSRLTAGLLSREQAYELKDAAGTSLPQAMADAGYDPEAIGPDRERLDRIGAYVELHVEQGRALDLTGDAVGIASAIWPHGRWRFDFRGEANHAGTTRLVDRRDPMLTYAETVLAARRAAELAGAVATFGKVAVEPNGVNAIPSLVRGWLDSRAADQSALDTVLAEVERAAREHAERNGVDLAVVRESFTPVVEFEHALRDEINRLLGGATPVLGTGAGHDAGILSAAVPTAMLFVRNPTGVSHSPAERADEDDCTAGVLALADVLEGLACR
- the hutU gene encoding urocanate hydratase; this translates as MSAPSKPAGPPSGPRPVRAPRGTELSTLGWQQEAALRMLQNNLDPEVAEHPDQLVVYGGTGKAARDWRSFDAMVRTLQTLKQDETMLVQSGRPVGVMQTHEWAPRVLIANSNLVGDWANWEEFRRLEALGLTMYGQMTAGSWIYIGTQGILQGTYETFAAVAAKRFGGTLAGTITLTAGLGGMGGAQPLAVTMNDGVAICIDCDPRAIERRIEHRYLDTRADSLEHALQLATEARDARRPLSIGVLGNAAELLPQLLAMGAPIDIVTDQTSAHDPLAYLPLGVPFDEMASYAAEKPADFTLRARESMARHVEAMVGFQDAGAEVFDYGNSIRGEAQLAGYERAFAFPGFVPAYIRPLFTEGKGPFRWAALSGDPADIAKTDRAMLELFPENESLRRWITLAGERVHFQGLPARICWLGYGERDRAGERFNDMVASGELAAPLAIGRDHLDCGSVASPYRETEAMLDGSDAIADWPLLNAMVNVASGASWVSIHHGGGVGMGRSIHAGQVTVADGTALAGEKVRRVLTNDPGMGVIRHVDAGYDTAEAVADARGVRIPMREGE